Proteins encoded by one window of Panicum virgatum strain AP13 chromosome 7N, P.virgatum_v5, whole genome shotgun sequence:
- the LOC120681143 gene encoding beta-glucosidase 12-like, with the protein MVIARLVIELLSKGMQPYVTLFHWDTPQALEDKYEGFLSPNITNDYKDYAEVCFKEFGDRVKRWITFNEPWTFSSSGYAVGFAAPGRCSPWDFGRCSAGDSGREPYIVAHHQLLAHAETVRLYREKYQRVQGGTIGITQISHWFLPYNRSITNDAAARRAIDFMFGWFMDPLIKGNYPASMRGLVGNRLPKITEEQSKLIKGSFDFIGLNYYTTNYASPLPPSNGLNKTYSTDSHANLTGVRNGVPIGPQGGSSWLYIYPQGFRDLLLYIKKYYGNPPIYITENGVDEKNNKSLPLKEALKDDTRIYYYRTHLLSMLSAIKEGANVKGYFAWSLLDNFEWWANGYTVRFGIYFVDYNDGYKRYPKKSAYWFKKFLEK; encoded by the exons ATGG TtatagctcggctcgttatTGAGCTCCTCTCCAAAG GAATGCAACCCTATGTGACCCTTTTCCACTGGGACACACCTCAGGCATTAGAAGATAAATATGAAGGATTTCTTAGCCCCAATATTAC AAACGACTACAAGGACTATGCTGAAGTCTGCTTCAAGGAGTTTGGTGATCGAGTGAAGCGCTGGATCACCTTCAACGAGCCCTGGACCTTCAGCTCATCGGGCTACGCAGTCGGCTTTGCTGCCCCAGGTCGGTGCTCGCCATGGGACTTTGGCAGATGCAGTGCTGGGGATTCAGGAAGGGAGCCTTACATCGTGGCCCATCACCAGCTTCTTGCACATGCAGAAACAGTTCGGTTGTACAGAGAGAAATACCAG CGCGTGCAAGGGGGAACGATTGGCATAACTCAAATCTCGCACTGGTTTCTTCCCTACAACCGCTCCATAACGAATGATGCTGCAGCGAGACGCGCCATAGACTTCATGTTTGGATG GTTTATGGACCCTCTTATCAAAGGTAACTACCCAGCAAGCATGAGAGGATTGGTCGGAAATCGCCTGCCGAAGATTACCGAAGAGCAATCCAAGTTGATCAAGGGTTCGTTCGATTTCATTGGACTCAACTACTACACTACAAACTATGCTTCCCCGCTCCCTCCATCAAATGGTCTTAACAAGACCTACAGCACTGATTCTCATGCGAACCTTACCG GTGTACGGAACGGCGTCCCTATAGGCCCTCAG GGCGGTTCATCTTGGCTCTACATCTACCCTCAAGGGTTCCGTGATCTGCTGCTGTATATCAAAAAGTACTACGGCAATCCGCCCATCTACATCACTGAAAATG GCGTTGATGAAAAAAACAATAAGAGCCTGCCACTGAAGGAGGCTCTCAAGGATGACACTAGGATATATTACTATCGCACGCACCTCCTCTCCATGCTAAGTGCTATAAAGGAGGGGGCAAACGTGAAAGGGTACTTCGCGTGGTCGCTGCTGGACAACTTCGAGTGG TGGGCGAACGGCTACACGGTCCGGTTCGGGATCTACTTCGTCGACTATAACGATGGGTACAAGCGGTACCCCAAGAAATCTGCTTACTGGTTCAAGAAGTTCCTCGAGAAATGA